In one Polaribacter sp. ALD11 genomic region, the following are encoded:
- a CDS encoding VWA domain-containing protein, which yields MNWSNFEFYNPEFLWLLLLIPLLAIWHFFMRKKDTAVLTMPSIKGFKVEASILSKLKPILYLLRLLALAAIIVALARPRNVSVSKKTKTNKGIDIVMAIDVSASMLARDLKPNRLEALKKVAVNFVDRRPNDRIGIVVYAGESFTQTPITSDKSIIKRTISELKWGQLEGGTAIGMGLGSGVNRLKDSKAKSKVIILLTDGVNNSGNIDPKTATDLAKELNIKVYTIGIGTNGMADFPWSRDPRTGKLNFRKQQVEIDEKLLQEIAFETEGKYFRATDNESLKEIYDEIDKLEKTKIEEFKYYNYQEKFRVFVFLGLGFLLLEFILRNTLFKSFI from the coding sequence ATGAACTGGAGTAATTTCGAATTTTATAACCCTGAGTTTCTCTGGTTGCTACTATTAATACCATTATTAGCAATCTGGCATTTTTTTATGCGAAAGAAAGATACAGCTGTTTTAACCATGCCAAGTATAAAAGGTTTTAAAGTAGAAGCTTCTATTTTATCTAAATTAAAACCAATATTATATCTATTAAGATTGTTGGCTTTGGCAGCAATTATAGTTGCTTTAGCAAGACCAAGAAATGTCTCTGTAAGTAAAAAGACAAAAACAAATAAAGGAATTGATATTGTTATGGCAATTGATGTTTCTGCAAGTATGTTGGCTAGAGATCTAAAACCAAATAGACTAGAAGCGCTTAAAAAAGTGGCTGTAAATTTTGTTGATAGAAGACCAAATGACAGAATTGGTATTGTAGTTTATGCAGGTGAGAGTTTTACACAAACGCCTATTACAAGTGATAAAAGCATTATAAAAAGAACAATTTCTGAATTGAAATGGGGACAATTAGAAGGCGGAACTGCGATAGGAATGGGTTTAGGTTCTGGTGTAAATCGACTAAAAGATAGCAAAGCAAAAAGTAAAGTTATTATTTTATTGACGGATGGTGTAAATAATTCTGGAAATATCGACCCAAAAACTGCTACAGACTTGGCAAAAGAATTAAATATTAAAGTGTATACTATAGGAATTGGAACCAACGGAATGGCAGATTTTCCTTGGAGTAGAGACCCTAGAACAGGTAAATTAAACTTTAGGAAGCAACAAGTAGAAATAGACGAAAAACTATTGCAAGAAATTGCATTTGAAACAGAAGGAAAATATTTTAGAGCAACCGATAATGAGTCTTTAAAAGAGATTTATGATGAAATTGACAAACTAGAAAAAACAAAAATAGAAGAGTTTAAATATTATAATTATCAAGAAAAATTTAGAGTTTTTGTCTTTTTAGGACTAGGATTCTTGTTGTTAGAATTTATCTTGAGAAATACTTTATTCAAATCATTTATTTAA
- a CDS encoding VWA domain-containing protein → MYKIEEPIYFSLLIIIPIMIVIFLLVLWWKKRTQRKFSDVSLLKKLAPNSSTFKGSLKLIFLLLGVAFLIISLTNPKMGTKLKTVKREGVDIVFALDISKSMLAEDIAPNRLEKAKQIISKIIDKLGSDRVGIIVYAGNSYPLLPITTDHGAANMFLQNANPDMVSSQGTDINGALELAKTYYNNDEQTNRFLIIISDGEDHQEDTKQVAQNLANEGVKIYTVGVGTEKGGPIPMRLNGSMIGYKKDRKGETVITKLKPDILQGIADAADGKYINGNVTDTPVNEIAEIIANAEKSEFETKQFSDYKDQFQWFLALGLLFLVIDIFLFDKKTRWLRKVDLFNEEKTKK, encoded by the coding sequence ATGTATAAAATAGAAGAACCAATTTATTTTTCCTTGCTAATAATCATTCCAATAATGATTGTTATTTTCTTGTTGGTTTTATGGTGGAAAAAAAGAACGCAACGTAAATTTTCTGATGTCTCTTTATTAAAGAAATTAGCACCAAATTCTTCTACTTTTAAAGGAAGTTTAAAGCTAATATTTTTACTTTTAGGGGTTGCCTTTTTAATAATTTCTTTGACGAATCCTAAAATGGGAACCAAATTAAAAACAGTAAAAAGAGAAGGTGTAGATATCGTTTTTGCTTTAGATATTTCTAAAAGTATGTTGGCAGAAGATATTGCGCCTAATCGATTAGAAAAAGCAAAACAAATTATATCTAAAATTATAGACAAACTAGGTTCCGACAGAGTTGGTATTATTGTTTATGCAGGTAACTCGTATCCATTACTACCAATAACAACAGATCATGGAGCTGCTAATATGTTCTTACAAAATGCAAATCCAGATATGGTTTCTAGCCAAGGAACAGATATTAATGGAGCCTTGGAATTGGCAAAAACATATTATAATAATGATGAACAAACAAATCGTTTTTTAATTATTATTTCTGATGGTGAAGATCATCAAGAAGACACAAAACAAGTTGCACAGAATCTTGCAAACGAAGGTGTAAAAATTTACACGGTTGGTGTTGGTACAGAAAAAGGTGGCCCAATTCCTATGCGTTTAAACGGTTCTATGATTGGTTACAAAAAAGATAGAAAAGGAGAAACTGTCATCACAAAATTAAAACCAGATATTTTGCAAGGAATTGCAGATGCTGCCGACGGAAAGTATATTAATGGAAACGTAACTGACACTCCTGTAAACGAAATAGCAGAAATTATTGCAAATGCAGAAAAAAGCGAATTTGAAACGAAACAATTTTCAGATTATAAAGATCAGTTTCAGTGGTTTTTGGCACTAGGTTTGCTATTCTTAGTAATAGATATTTTCTTGTTTGATAAGAAAACAAGATGGTTAAGAAAAGTTGATTTATTTAACGAAGAGAAAACAAAAAAATAA
- a CDS encoding tetratricopeptide repeat protein: MKKLKYILVIFLLLFSSKEITAQKDTIAQQRTARKMLRQGNELYQKKQFTDASVSYQKALGSNSNYDKATYNLGNAFYQNKNFKEAIPQYELTAKTATNKLTKAEAYHNIGNAMMESKNYQGAVDGYKNALRNNPTDDETRYNLAVAQKLLDKEKQDKKDNKDNKDKDKDKDKDKKDKDKKDKDDKNKNKDEDNKDQKDKDKKDEDKDGKGDKDKDKKQDPKKDDKKEQEKPKPQQGKMTPQQVKQLLESLNNEEKKTQKKMNAKKAKGKKVKQEKDW, translated from the coding sequence ATGAAAAAATTGAAGTATATACTTGTCATTTTCTTACTGCTGTTTTCCTCAAAAGAAATAACAGCACAGAAAGACACCATAGCACAGCAAAGAACTGCTAGAAAGATGCTACGTCAAGGAAATGAGTTATATCAAAAAAAGCAATTTACAGATGCTTCTGTTTCCTATCAAAAAGCATTAGGAAGCAATTCTAATTATGACAAAGCAACTTATAACTTAGGAAATGCTTTCTATCAAAATAAAAACTTTAAAGAGGCAATTCCACAATATGAATTAACAGCAAAAACAGCAACAAACAAGTTAACAAAGGCAGAAGCATATCATAACATAGGAAACGCAATGATGGAGTCTAAGAACTATCAAGGTGCTGTAGATGGGTATAAAAATGCGTTAAGAAACAATCCTACTGACGATGAAACTCGCTATAATTTAGCCGTAGCTCAAAAATTATTGGACAAAGAAAAACAAGATAAAAAAGACAACAAAGACAACAAAGACAAGGATAAAGATAAAGATAAGGACAAAAAAGATAAAGATAAGAAAGACAAAGACGACAAGAATAAAAATAAGGACGAAGACAATAAAGACCAAAAGGACAAGGACAAAAAAGACGAAGACAAAGACGGTAAAGGCGACAAGGATAAAGACAAGAAGCAAGATCCTAAAAAAGATGACAAGAAGGAGCAAGAAAAGCCTAAACCACAACAGGGAAAAATGACACCTCAGCAAGTAAAGCAACTATTAGAAAGCTTGAATAATGAGGAGAAAAAGACCCAAAAGAAAATGAATGCTAAAAAAGCAAAGGGTAAAAAAGTAAAACAAGAAAAAGATTGGTAG
- a CDS encoding BatD family protein: protein MKLKFYISLFICLLSVSLVAQEATLKTKVSKNKLGVNQRLRVEFSIDKQGGDNFSPPNFNNFKVVGGPSQSVSQSWVNGKVSFSQSYTYIIQPKRKGELSIGRASIKIGGRLIQSEPVKIIVLDAVDIPKNPNDPNYIAQQNIHLVAEISKSRPYVGEGIYVEYRLYVSENVSVYDTSVTEPPKYNGFWNQAIKINGFPVKMGKYNGENYRYIVLQKALLIPTKTGKLSIDPMKMDIVIGVPSGRSDFFGNAITRNVRREFASAKKIISPLSLPLAGKPANFTGAVGDFNFDVSLSKDILKANETSQVKVAVSGNGNLKLFELPTVETPAELEMYQPERKENVRISASGVTGTVTDTYTVVPQYKGKYKIPSVSFSYFNPNEKKYKTIATEDFFVDVQEGKELVTVDTTSVRKKEVVSTGKNFRYIATKTNFVTTKKSNFFKSNLFYILLLLPLVAIPIGIFVAKRNEERSNDVLGNKTRKAERLAKKYLSKAQRQLGKKEAFYEALERALHNYLKAKLGIETADISKERITEILEDKKIKTTTINQFIEVLKSSDFARYTPYTATQMKEEFERAKEVIVQLDKQL from the coding sequence ATGAAGTTGAAATTTTACATATCTCTATTTATTTGTTTGCTAAGTGTTTCTTTAGTTGCACAAGAAGCAACTCTAAAAACAAAAGTTAGTAAAAACAAATTGGGTGTAAACCAGCGTTTACGAGTAGAGTTTTCTATCGATAAACAAGGAGGAGATAACTTTTCGCCTCCAAATTTTAATAACTTTAAAGTTGTTGGCGGGCCAAGTCAGTCGGTTAGCCAATCTTGGGTTAACGGGAAAGTAAGTTTTTCACAATCTTATACCTACATTATTCAACCAAAAAGAAAAGGAGAACTTTCTATTGGAAGAGCCTCCATAAAAATTGGAGGAAGACTCATACAATCTGAACCTGTAAAGATCATCGTTTTAGATGCCGTAGATATTCCTAAAAACCCAAATGACCCTAATTATATTGCACAACAAAATATCCATTTAGTTGCAGAAATTTCTAAATCTAGACCTTATGTTGGCGAAGGAATTTATGTAGAATACAGATTGTATGTAAGCGAGAATGTAAGTGTTTATGATACAAGTGTTACAGAGCCTCCGAAATATAACGGTTTTTGGAATCAAGCTATTAAAATAAATGGGTTCCCTGTTAAAATGGGGAAATATAATGGTGAAAATTACAGGTATATCGTACTTCAGAAAGCTCTTTTAATTCCTACAAAAACAGGAAAACTTTCTATAGATCCAATGAAAATGGATATTGTAATTGGCGTTCCTTCTGGAAGATCAGATTTTTTCGGAAATGCAATCACAAGAAATGTTAGAAGAGAATTTGCATCCGCTAAAAAAATAATTAGTCCTTTAAGCCTTCCTTTAGCAGGAAAACCAGCAAACTTTACGGGTGCTGTAGGTGATTTTAATTTTGATGTTTCGCTAAGCAAAGATATTTTAAAAGCAAATGAAACAAGCCAAGTAAAAGTTGCGGTTTCTGGAAACGGAAATTTAAAACTTTTTGAATTGCCAACTGTAGAAACACCTGCAGAATTAGAAATGTATCAACCAGAAAGAAAAGAAAACGTTCGTATAAGCGCAAGTGGTGTTACTGGCACTGTAACAGATACATATACTGTTGTGCCACAATATAAGGGGAAGTATAAAATACCAAGTGTCTCATTTTCTTACTTTAACCCGAATGAAAAAAAATACAAAACAATTGCTACAGAAGATTTCTTTGTAGATGTGCAAGAAGGTAAAGAATTGGTAACTGTAGATACAACTTCCGTTAGAAAAAAAGAAGTCGTTTCAACTGGCAAAAACTTTAGATATATTGCTACAAAAACAAATTTTGTAACCACAAAAAAATCAAACTTCTTTAAATCTAATCTGTTTTATATTTTACTTTTATTGCCATTAGTTGCAATTCCTATCGGAATATTTGTCGCAAAAAGAAATGAAGAAAGAAGCAATGATGTTCTTGGTAATAAAACTAGAAAAGCAGAAAGATTAGCAAAGAAATATCTTTCTAAAGCTCAAAGACAATTGGGTAAAAAAGAAGCTTTTTATGAAGCTTTAGAGCGCGCTTTACATAATTATTTAAAAGCGAAATTAGGAATAGAGACGGCGGACATCAGTAAAGAAAGAATTACTGAGATACTAGAAGATAAAAAAATTAAAACAACAACAATTAATCAATTTATTGAAGTTTTAAAAAGTTCTGATTTCGCACGTTACACACCTTATACAGCCACTCAAATGAAAGAAGAATTTGAGAGAGCTAAAGAAGTTATTGTTCAATTAGACAAACAATTATAA
- a CDS encoding SH3 domain-containing protein, with the protein MMKKILFLLLMIAYSVTAQNADSLFTSANELYKNGAFEKAIEKYKEIEAQDAVSAELYLNLGNSYYKLNKVGPTIFYYEKALKLNPLNTDVKNNLIFAKRLALDNIEEVPKTIFQRFNKNYIQKFSYNTWAIIAVMFSFIASILFLLFHFSHTSIKKRIYFTTSSICFILLFFTLFITYNQYNQSKKNKEAIVFATKTEVRNAPTLNAEEVFTLHEGAKVIVLDVVDNWKKIKLADGKLGWIIAEEIKEL; encoded by the coding sequence ATGATGAAAAAGATTTTATTTTTATTATTGATGATTGCCTACTCGGTAACGGCTCAGAATGCAGATAGTTTATTTACCTCTGCAAACGAATTGTACAAAAATGGTGCGTTTGAAAAAGCGATTGAAAAATATAAAGAAATTGAAGCTCAAGATGCCGTTTCAGCTGAATTGTATTTAAATTTAGGGAACTCTTATTACAAGCTAAACAAAGTTGGACCAACAATATTCTATTACGAAAAAGCTTTAAAACTAAACCCTTTAAATACCGATGTTAAAAACAACTTGATATTTGCAAAACGTTTGGCTCTAGATAATATAGAGGAAGTACCAAAAACTATTTTTCAAAGGTTTAATAAAAACTATATTCAAAAATTTTCTTATAACACATGGGCAATAATAGCTGTAATGTTTTCATTTATAGCATCAATTTTATTTTTACTTTTTCACTTTTCACATACATCTATTAAAAAAAGAATCTATTTTACAACAAGTAGTATCTGTTTTATTCTTTTATTTTTCACCCTTTTTATTACTTATAATCAGTATAATCAATCAAAAAAGAACAAAGAAGCTATCGTTTTTGCTACAAAAACAGAGGTTAGAAATGCACCAACTTTAAATGCTGAAGAAGTTTTCACATTACATGAAGGTGCAAAAGTTATAGTTTTAGATGTTGTAGATAATTGGAAAAAGATTAAATTAGCGGATGGAAAATTAGGTTGGATAATCGCCGAAGAAATTAAAGAATTATAA
- a CDS encoding SulP family inorganic anion transporter, with protein sequence MKKLFSNIKGDAFGGITAGIVALPLALAFGVSSGLGPSAGLYGAIFISFFAALFGGTNTQISGPTAPMTAVSMVVIAGIVAANDGDITKALPAILTVFLLAGLFQIILGVIGLGKYIRYIPYPVVSGFMTAIGLIILLTQVLPSVGYYPKEDVQFVNTFKTQAQEVILENILKEEAGEGILVLEDFEETNRRGQLITAEDILKESQTLAAKETSGALGAIKAFPKAIQNINWLEFLLALGTIIIIYGFKRITTKVPSTLVALIVMSGVAVGFGLDYRTIQEIPSGIPIPKWEIFTGFSLSSITPYIFTALTLALLGAIDSLLTSVVADNMTKTKHKPNKELVGQGIGNSIAALFGGLPGAGATIRTVVNINAGGKTKLSGMIAGIMLLVIMLGLGPIASKIPAGVLAGILITVGIGVMDYKGLKAIPYLPKDIKIGPIKLSSEVLIMIIVLLLSTFWNLVYAVGIGLVIASLMFMKKIGDLTAERSDVKSLKEEAWEDEINFPTNLKEEVFIKHVKGPLFFGSTSEFQALSQQIPESAKTVIMRLGRMQYMDQSGLYAMEDMLLDLKKKNIEVLFVNLLQQPRYMMERIDIIPDFIPKEHIFKSFKTCVQWIKQNVKDEFKN encoded by the coding sequence ATGAAAAAATTATTTTCAAACATAAAAGGTGACGCTTTTGGTGGTATTACTGCAGGTATTGTTGCACTACCCCTAGCTTTAGCCTTTGGTGTTTCTTCTGGCTTAGGGCCGAGTGCTGGTTTATATGGTGCAATTTTTATTAGTTTCTTTGCCGCTCTTTTTGGCGGAACAAATACACAAATTTCAGGGCCAACTGCTCCAATGACTGCTGTAAGTATGGTAGTTATAGCTGGTATTGTTGCTGCAAATGATGGCGATATTACGAAAGCTTTGCCTGCTATTTTAACTGTTTTTCTTTTAGCAGGATTGTTTCAAATTATACTAGGTGTTATTGGTCTAGGAAAGTACATTCGGTACATCCCCTACCCTGTTGTTTCTGGTTTTATGACTGCAATCGGTCTAATAATTTTACTTACTCAAGTATTACCTTCAGTTGGCTATTATCCAAAAGAAGATGTACAATTTGTAAACACATTTAAAACACAAGCTCAAGAAGTAATTTTAGAAAACATTTTAAAAGAAGAGGCTGGTGAAGGTATTTTAGTTTTAGAGGATTTTGAAGAAACAAATAGAAGAGGCCAGTTAATTACAGCTGAAGATATTTTAAAAGAATCACAAACACTAGCTGCAAAAGAGACTTCTGGTGCTTTAGGTGCTATAAAAGCTTTTCCTAAAGCAATACAAAACATTAACTGGTTAGAGTTCTTACTAGCACTAGGTACAATAATTATAATCTATGGGTTTAAACGGATTACCACCAAAGTACCAAGTACGCTTGTAGCATTAATTGTAATGTCTGGAGTTGCTGTTGGCTTTGGTTTAGACTATAGAACTATACAAGAGATACCAAGTGGAATTCCGATTCCGAAATGGGAAATATTTACAGGTTTTAGTCTCTCTAGCATTACACCATATATTTTTACTGCTTTAACATTAGCACTGTTAGGTGCAATAGATTCGCTACTAACAAGTGTTGTAGCAGATAATATGACCAAAACAAAACACAAGCCAAACAAAGAATTAGTTGGTCAAGGAATAGGAAACAGTATCGCAGCATTATTCGGTGGTCTTCCTGGAGCAGGTGCAACTATTAGAACTGTAGTAAATATTAATGCTGGTGGAAAAACAAAACTTTCTGGAATGATTGCAGGAATTATGTTACTGGTAATAATGTTAGGTTTAGGACCGATTGCTTCAAAAATTCCAGCCGGAGTTTTAGCAGGTATTTTAATTACAGTTGGTATTGGTGTAATGGATTATAAAGGATTGAAAGCAATACCTTATTTGCCAAAAGACATTAAGATAGGACCGATTAAATTAAGTTCTGAGGTTTTAATTATGATTATTGTTTTATTACTATCAACCTTTTGGAACTTAGTGTACGCAGTAGGTATTGGATTGGTAATTGCTTCTTTAATGTTTATGAAAAAAATTGGCGATTTAACTGCAGAAAGGTCTGATGTAAAATCATTAAAAGAAGAAGCATGGGAAGATGAAATAAATTTTCCAACAAACTTAAAAGAAGAAGTATTTATTAAACACGTTAAAGGTCCTTTATTTTTTGGTTCTACAAGTGAGTTTCAAGCGCTTTCGCAACAAATTCCAGAATCTGCAAAAACCGTAATTATGCGTTTAGGTAGAATGCAATATATGGATCAGTCTGGTTTATATGCCATGGAAGACATGCTTTTAGATTTAAAGAAAAAAAATATTGAAGTGCTTTTTGTAAACTTATTGCAACAACCAAGGTATATGATGGAAAGAATTGATATCATTCCAGATTTTATACCTAAAGAACACATTTTTAAAAGTTTTAAAACTTGTGTACAATGGATAAAACAAAATGTAAAAGACGAATTTAAAAACTAA